From a region of the Hymenobacter jejuensis genome:
- a CDS encoding M48 family metallopeptidase, whose translation MRGNLRFIIGGLMALFTFLTYYCKRSVNDVTGEVQHVDMTAQQEIALGLQAAPEMAQQYGGIHPDKQAGAAVERIGQQIVRSTKASQTPYKFQFHLLADENTINAFALPGGQVFITAGLLKNLKTEGQVAGVLAHEIGHVVARHSAEQIAKSQLTQGLSGAAAIAAYDPNNPRSAVGSAAALMIGKLVTLRFGREDELEADKLAVDFTPKAGFDPRSMIQVMNILDQESKGSNPPEFLSTHPNPGNRIGHLQEEITAEFPGGVPAGLKP comes from the coding sequence ATGAGAGGAAACCTTCGTTTTATCATTGGCGGCCTGATGGCACTGTTTACCTTCCTGACGTACTACTGTAAGCGCTCGGTAAACGATGTGACCGGTGAAGTGCAGCACGTCGACATGACGGCCCAGCAGGAAATTGCGCTGGGACTGCAAGCCGCCCCCGAAATGGCCCAACAATACGGCGGCATTCACCCCGACAAGCAAGCAGGAGCCGCCGTCGAGCGTATCGGGCAGCAGATTGTGCGCAGCACCAAAGCTTCCCAGACGCCTTACAAGTTTCAATTTCACCTGTTGGCCGACGAAAACACCATCAATGCCTTTGCGTTGCCGGGCGGGCAGGTATTCATCACGGCTGGCCTGCTGAAAAACCTGAAGACGGAAGGCCAAGTAGCCGGCGTGCTGGCCCACGAAATCGGGCACGTAGTAGCCCGGCACTCGGCCGAGCAGATCGCCAAATCGCAGCTGACGCAAGGCCTGAGCGGTGCCGCCGCTATCGCCGCTTATGACCCCAACAACCCGCGCTCGGCAGTAGGCTCGGCGGCGGCCCTGATGATCGGCAAGCTTGTGACGCTGCGCTTCGGCCGCGAAGATGAGCTGGAAGCCGATAAGCTCGCCGTAGATTTTACACCCAAAGCCGGCTTCGACCCGCGCTCGATGATTCAGGTAATGAACATCCTTGATCAGGAAAGCAAGGGCAGCAATCCGCCGGAGTTTTTGAGTACGCACCCGAATCCGGGCAACCGTATCGGGCACTTGCAGGAAGAAATCACTGCCGAGTTTCCGGGGGGCGTGCCCGCTGGGTTGAAACCTTAA
- a CDS encoding diacylglycerol/lipid kinase family protein, with protein MTVFPAAHSFAMSTQNPEVLFVLNPVSGDIDKSELEHTIAGICAEHGRHARFFHTTGEQDVTQLERTLQEGNYQAVFAAGGDGTANLVAQVARQVAVPMGIIPLGSGNGLSKDLGITQDVVQALELVWSHRERAIDTLSVSGHFSVHLADLGFNALVVERFSHGDTRGPGAYVRIAMQEFLSYEPAVYRIETDQETFEGPAFMVTIANGNTFGSNVIINPEGKLDDGWFEICLIEPFPGTAALGILYQLYTENFDSSAYTRRLRCQRASISVPGQQQVLVQVDGEPLTVASPVTVEISSRSLQVLGPASEQVDY; from the coding sequence ATGACCGTTTTCCCAGCCGCGCATTCCTTCGCTATGTCCACCCAAAATCCTGAAGTACTGTTTGTTCTGAATCCTGTTTCGGGCGACATCGATAAGTCGGAGCTAGAACACACCATCGCCGGCATTTGCGCGGAGCACGGGCGCCACGCGCGGTTCTTTCACACCACCGGCGAGCAAGACGTGACTCAGCTTGAGCGCACGCTACAGGAAGGAAATTACCAAGCCGTGTTTGCGGCCGGCGGCGACGGTACGGCCAATTTGGTAGCGCAGGTGGCGCGGCAAGTAGCTGTGCCCATGGGGATTATTCCGTTGGGCTCCGGCAACGGCCTGTCGAAAGATTTGGGCATTACGCAGGATGTGGTGCAGGCCCTGGAACTCGTCTGGAGCCACCGCGAGCGGGCCATTGATACGTTGAGCGTCAGCGGGCACTTCTCGGTACACTTAGCCGATTTGGGCTTCAACGCATTAGTGGTCGAGCGCTTTAGCCACGGCGACACGCGCGGGCCCGGCGCCTACGTGCGCATTGCCATGCAGGAGTTTTTGTCATACGAGCCCGCCGTGTATCGCATCGAAACCGATCAGGAAACCTTTGAGGGTCCGGCGTTTATGGTGACCATTGCCAACGGCAATACCTTCGGCAGCAACGTCATCATCAACCCCGAAGGCAAGCTGGACGACGGCTGGTTTGAAATCTGTTTGATTGAGCCTTTTCCGGGCACCGCGGCCTTGGGCATTCTCTACCAGCTCTACACCGAAAACTTCGATTCTTCGGCCTATACGCGTCGGTTGCGCTGCCAGCGGGCCAGTATTTCGGTGCCCGGCCAGCAGCAAGTGTTGGTGCAGGTAGATGGCGAACCGCTGACGGTGGCTTCCCCTGTAACGGTAGAAATCAGCTCGCGGAGCTTGCAGGTGTTGGGGCCTGCTTCGGAACAAGTTGATTACTAA